Proteins encoded within one genomic window of Thermococcus celer Vu 13 = JCM 8558:
- a CDS encoding magnesium transporter has translation MAVTVQGFKERVKHAYRVSLPSLITSLVIGFFGGTFLGKYLDMIRRDYPGLLVILPGMMGLRGNVFGSMASRFSTMLYLGDLEPSLREKKVLKHIVIAMMLSLIPVTILWAIGIVSGIKYHAPEILLIVIGSTILVSLILGYFTGFVTIFAFRREVDPDSMAAPLVASMGDLLTVPFLVSFILLLERSRGMFWAGNAAIISLFVFLISVSRVRTSEVLQFKDLFTTVTGLALLSLVSGFTLQRFSGLISASVLLGFAYPSVLSSFGNYGSIMAAKTSTALHLGEIEGYFSRNPFTEMASLFLTAPIVGVLINLFGVAVVYLVSGLKIGLSYPLILSYPFMALFIMLYSYTISYFLFRWNIDPDSVAIPLISNNSDIFGTIYVVLIAKMMVG, from the coding sequence ATGGCGGTGACGGTTCAGGGGTTCAAGGAGCGGGTGAAACACGCCTACAGGGTCTCACTGCCGTCCCTGATAACCTCCCTGGTCATCGGCTTCTTCGGCGGCACCTTTCTGGGTAAGTACCTCGACATGATAAGAAGGGATTACCCCGGTCTCCTCGTGATTCTGCCGGGCATGATGGGCCTCCGCGGGAACGTCTTCGGTTCGATGGCCTCCCGCTTCTCCACGATGCTCTACCTCGGTGACCTCGAGCCCTCCCTGAGGGAGAAGAAGGTCCTGAAGCACATAGTCATCGCCATGATGCTCTCCCTCATCCCCGTGACGATCCTCTGGGCCATCGGAATTGTGAGCGGGATAAAGTACCATGCCCCCGAGATACTCCTCATAGTCATTGGCTCAACGATCCTCGTCTCCCTCATCCTCGGTTACTTCACGGGTTTCGTGACGATATTCGCCTTCCGGAGGGAGGTTGACCCCGACAGCATGGCCGCCCCCCTCGTGGCCTCCATGGGGGACCTTCTGACGGTTCCTTTTCTCGTGTCGTTCATTCTCCTGCTGGAGAGGTCAAGGGGCATGTTCTGGGCCGGAAACGCGGCCATTATCTCACTGTTCGTCTTCCTGATCTCCGTTTCGAGGGTTAGAACGTCAGAGGTTCTGCAATTCAAGGATTTATTCACCACGGTGACGGGCCTGGCCCTCCTCTCGCTGGTATCCGGCTTCACCCTCCAGCGCTTCAGCGGGCTGATAAGCGCCTCGGTACTCCTCGGGTTCGCTTACCCCTCGGTCCTGAGCTCCTTCGGAAACTACGGCTCGATAATGGCGGCCAAGACCTCGACGGCGCTCCACCTCGGTGAGATTGAAGGGTACTTCTCGAGGAACCCCTTCACGGAGATGGCATCGCTCTTCCTGACGGCCCCCATAGTGGGCGTCCTGATAAACCTCTTCGGTGTCGCGGTGGTCTACCTGGTTTCGGGCCTAAAGATAGGGTTGTCGTATCCACTAATCCTCAGCTACCCTTTCATGGCGCTCTTCATAATGCTCTACTCCTACACGATATCCTACTTCCTCTTCAGGTGGAACATCGACCCGGACAGCGTTGCCATCCCCCTCATCTCGAACAACAGCGACATATTCGGAACCATCTACGTTGTCTTGATAGCGAAGATGATGGTGGGTTGA
- a CDS encoding sugar phosphate isomerase/epimerase family protein, producing the protein MLGLSMTAYRRKDLGNFERWVEEVKGAGFDFVEVVSEWPHYLTRETAKLFGEVVDSYKMELTVHAPFSDLNVASFNERVREISLQIIRETLELAAKIGANPVTVHPGHCSPHSVRNREKYLEIHRESLGKMARWSEEYGVRVGVENMPSFPILDAQTCERLRELVEGIGIGVTFDVGHLNTTTGNFGRFLEVFKGRIVHVHLHDNHGERDEHGAPGEGTVPWGEVLPKLPKVKWALEVNDIEAARRGLEFLRKLHR; encoded by the coding sequence ATGCTGGGCCTCTCCATGACGGCCTACCGCAGAAAAGACCTCGGGAACTTCGAGCGGTGGGTTGAAGAAGTCAAGGGAGCGGGATTCGACTTCGTGGAGGTGGTGAGCGAGTGGCCCCACTATTTGACCCGGGAGACCGCGAAACTCTTTGGTGAGGTGGTGGATTCGTACAAAATGGAACTAACGGTTCACGCCCCCTTCAGCGACCTCAACGTGGCCTCCTTCAACGAGAGGGTAAGGGAGATCTCCCTTCAGATAATCCGGGAAACCCTCGAGCTGGCGGCGAAGATTGGGGCGAACCCCGTCACGGTTCACCCCGGCCACTGCTCGCCCCATAGCGTAAGGAACAGGGAGAAATACCTCGAGATCCACCGGGAGTCCCTGGGGAAGATGGCCCGCTGGAGCGAGGAGTACGGGGTGAGAGTGGGTGTCGAGAACATGCCCAGCTTTCCGATCCTGGACGCCCAGACCTGCGAGAGGCTCCGGGAGCTGGTGGAGGGGATTGGGATAGGCGTAACCTTCGACGTCGGCCATCTAAACACCACAACGGGAAACTTCGGGAGGTTCCTGGAGGTTTTTAAGGGCAGGATAGTTCACGTCCACCTCCACGACAACCACGGGGAGCGGGACGAACACGGGGCACCCGGAGAGGGAACGGTTCCGTGGGGGGAGGTGCTCCCAAAACTTCCGAAGGTGAAGTGGGCCCTCGAGGTTAACGACATCGAAGCCGCCCGGAGGGGCCTCGAATTTTTGAGAAAGCTACACCGGTGA
- a CDS encoding acetate--CoA ligase family protein, whose amino-acid sequence MKEEALKVIEEVLASGRTALVEYEAKQVLKAYGLPVPNEKLAKTLDEALRYAEEIGYPVAMKLMSPQILHKSDAKVVLLNIKNPEELKEKWEVIHENARRYRPDAEILGVLIAPMLRVGREVIIGVTEDPQFGHAIMFGLGGIFVEVLKDVTFRIVPITERDARKMIREIKSYPILAGARGEEPADIDAIVDLLLKVSELVDDLDEYIKEMDLNPVFVYEKGRGAVVVDARIILKASQ is encoded by the coding sequence ATGAAAGAGGAAGCCCTTAAGGTTATAGAGGAGGTCCTGGCCTCAGGCAGGACCGCCCTCGTCGAGTACGAGGCGAAGCAGGTTCTCAAGGCTTACGGCCTTCCCGTTCCAAACGAGAAGCTCGCAAAGACCCTCGATGAGGCGCTCCGCTACGCGGAGGAGATAGGCTACCCCGTGGCGATGAAGCTCATGTCGCCCCAGATCCTGCACAAGAGCGACGCCAAGGTCGTTCTCCTCAACATTAAAAACCCCGAGGAGCTGAAGGAGAAGTGGGAGGTCATCCACGAGAACGCGCGCAGGTACAGGCCCGATGCGGAGATCCTGGGCGTTCTCATCGCGCCGATGCTCAGGGTCGGAAGGGAGGTCATCATAGGAGTCACCGAGGACCCGCAGTTCGGCCACGCTATAATGTTCGGCCTCGGCGGGATCTTCGTTGAGGTCCTCAAGGACGTCACCTTCCGCATAGTGCCGATAACCGAACGTGACGCCAGGAAGATGATACGGGAGATAAAGAGCTACCCGATTTTAGCGGGAGCGCGCGGCGAGGAGCCGGCCGACATAGACGCCATAGTCGACCTCCTCCTCAAGGTCAGCGAGCTCGTCGACGACCTCGACGAGTACATAAAGGAGATGGACCTCAACCCGGTCTTCGTCTACGAGAAGGGCAGGGGCGCGGTCGTCGTTGACGCGAGGATAATCCTGAAGGCGTCTCAGTGA
- a CDS encoding potassium channel family protein: MDELEEIRNCLIEMKDLSSLMVDLAFSSVMYNSEDIAEEVYILEERMDDLTLKVKKLALRLAKKEEDPLKLLSVIDMAEINEQISDAAYKISDLVLRDVEPHPIIRRIMEDTEEELGRVTVHPGSVLHGKTLAQLKLPSKIGTRILAIKRGKRYIYNPGKDDRIMEGDVLIAVGSDLDRLRELAGEEVEEEE, encoded by the coding sequence ATGGACGAGCTTGAGGAGATAAGGAACTGCCTCATAGAGATGAAGGACCTCTCTTCCCTCATGGTCGACCTGGCCTTCTCCTCGGTCATGTACAACAGCGAGGACATAGCCGAGGAGGTTTACATCCTTGAGGAGCGCATGGACGACCTGACGCTCAAGGTCAAGAAGCTGGCCCTCCGGCTCGCCAAGAAGGAGGAGGATCCGCTGAAGCTCCTCAGCGTCATAGACATGGCCGAGATAAACGAGCAGATAAGCGACGCCGCCTACAAGATATCCGACCTCGTGCTGAGGGACGTCGAGCCCCACCCGATAATCCGGAGGATAATGGAGGACACGGAGGAGGAACTCGGGAGGGTGACGGTTCACCCCGGCTCCGTCCTTCACGGCAAAACCCTCGCCCAGCTCAAGCTCCCGAGCAAGATCGGGACGAGGATACTGGCGATAAAGCGCGGGAAGAGGTACATCTACAACCCCGGCAAGGACGACAGGATAATGGAGGGCGACGTTCTGATAGCGGTCGGCTCCGACCTCGACAGGCTGAGGGAACTCGCGGGCGAGGAAGTGGAAGAGGAGGAGTGA
- a CDS encoding maleate cis-trans isomerase family protein, with protein MYGWRGRLGLIVPSSNTTMEMELHSVLPEGVSLHTARVPLGNVTEEELVKMNTFAVEAAKLLRDAGVELILYGCTSGSFIGGKDYEKELEARIEEEVNVPVVSTSTAVVEALRILDARDVLVVTPYTDEINQREREFLEANEFNVLDIRGLGIEDNTRIGKLEPHEAYRLAKASFMDEAEAIFISCTNLRTFEIIEPLEEDLGVPVVTSNQASLWLALRQMDVMERIPGLGRLFTEF; from the coding sequence ATGTACGGATGGAGAGGCAGGCTCGGACTCATAGTTCCATCCTCCAACACCACGATGGAGATGGAGCTTCACTCGGTTCTTCCGGAGGGGGTCTCGCTCCACACCGCGAGGGTTCCGCTCGGCAACGTCACGGAGGAGGAGCTCGTGAAGATGAACACCTTCGCGGTCGAGGCGGCGAAGCTCCTCCGCGATGCGGGCGTCGAGCTCATACTCTACGGGTGCACCAGCGGGTCGTTCATAGGTGGAAAGGACTACGAGAAGGAACTCGAGGCGAGGATCGAGGAAGAGGTTAACGTTCCTGTCGTGAGCACGAGCACCGCCGTCGTCGAGGCCCTCAGGATACTCGACGCGAGGGATGTACTCGTTGTAACACCCTACACGGATGAGATAAACCAACGGGAGAGGGAGTTCCTCGAGGCGAACGAGTTCAACGTGTTAGACATACGCGGGCTCGGGATCGAGGACAACACCAGAATCGGAAAGCTTGAACCTCATGAAGCCTACCGCCTCGCCAAGGCGAGCTTCATGGACGAAGCAGAGGCGATCTTCATCAGCTGCACCAACCTGAGGACGTTCGAGATAATCGAGCCCCTCGAGGAGGACCTCGGCGTCCCGGTCGTCACGAGCAACCAGGCGTCGCTCTGGCTTGCCTTGAGGCAGATGGACGTCATGGAGAGGATTCCGGGCCTTGGAAGGCTCTTCACGGAGTTCTGA
- a CDS encoding adenine nucleotide alpha hydrolase family protein: MGAMAIITGDSPGQVVSQTLVTRHIISAVSDLPILGPVIGLDKEEIVRIAGHRDVRYKR, translated from the coding sequence ATGGGGGCGATGGCGATAATCACCGGTGATTCCCCCGGTCAGGTGGTCTCACAGACCCTCGTAACCCGCCACATAATAAGCGCCGTGAGCGATTTACCAATCCTCGGGCCGGTCATTGGGCTGGACAAGGAGGAGATAGTGAGGATTGCAGGACATAGGGACGTTCGATATAAGCGTTGA
- a CDS encoding DUF998 domain-containing protein yields MDLTRLSAYVSLSFPIIFILGLAIVLSRNPWFSFTENALSDMGSIGNPVNHYFNGFLMILAILGFIAAVGALRNGLSYAMPLAMVFLFLVGVFPEEYAPHGPSAVLFYVLALADIAIVGVKLGARGLSVGYLWSVLAVVTFALMLYLVKARIFRGLAIPELVGAATIMAWFVYVGLLELRGFKP; encoded by the coding sequence ATGGACCTCACGAGGCTGTCGGCTTACGTAAGCCTGTCCTTTCCAATTATCTTCATCCTGGGGCTGGCCATCGTCCTGAGCCGGAACCCGTGGTTCTCCTTCACGGAAAACGCCCTGAGCGACATGGGGTCGATAGGGAACCCGGTTAACCACTACTTCAACGGCTTCCTGATGATTTTGGCGATCCTGGGCTTCATCGCGGCGGTCGGCGCCCTCAGGAACGGTTTGAGTTACGCAATGCCCCTCGCGATGGTCTTTCTGTTCCTCGTGGGCGTTTTCCCCGAGGAGTACGCGCCCCACGGGCCGTCGGCGGTGCTCTTCTACGTTCTCGCACTGGCCGATATCGCGATCGTCGGTGTAAAACTGGGGGCCAGGGGTCTATCGGTGGGCTATCTCTGGTCCGTTCTGGCGGTCGTAACCTTCGCCCTGATGCTGTACCTTGTTAAAGCGAGGATCTTCAGGGGTCTGGCGATTCCGGAGCTCGTGGGGGCCGCCACGATAATGGCGTGGTTCGTCTACGTGGGCCTGCTCGAACTCCGTGGTTTCAAACCCTGA
- a CDS encoding acetate--CoA ligase family protein: MGKSIVEEMRPFFNPKAVAIIGATNKKGKVGNVIFENFRMNKERGIFKGNVYPVNPKLDEIEGYKVYHSVKELPDDTDLAVISIPAPFVPATMRDIAEKGIKSVVIITGGFGELGEEGKKLEREILRIARENGIRVIGPNCVGVYVPDTGVDTVFLPESKMDRPKSGPIAFVSQSGAFAAAMLDWAAMAEIGIGKMVSYGNKIDVDDADLMDYFIQDDSINVVTFYIEGVNDGRKFMEAAKRITRVKPVIALKSGRTEYGAKAASSHTGSLAGADTIYDAVFKQTGIIRAEDFEHMFDLAKAFAALKDKLPKGDRIGIITDGGGAGVMASDAVARFGLRMADLSEETLKFLRERFPPHAVPGNPTDVVGDTDAERYRVALEGFVNDPNVDAIVIIVLFQVPLLEEEKIIDILADYQKKSDKPIVAVAMGGKKTDYYAKMLEAKGVPVYPTPERGVRAMAGLVRYAEYLRRGD; encoded by the coding sequence ATGGGGAAGAGTATAGTCGAGGAGATGAGGCCCTTCTTCAACCCTAAGGCGGTGGCTATCATCGGCGCAACCAACAAGAAGGGCAAGGTTGGAAACGTCATCTTCGAGAACTTCAGGATGAACAAAGAGAGGGGAATCTTCAAGGGCAACGTTTACCCCGTGAACCCCAAACTCGACGAGATAGAGGGCTATAAAGTCTATCACAGCGTTAAAGAGCTTCCCGATGACACCGATCTGGCGGTGATATCGATTCCCGCGCCCTTCGTGCCGGCCACGATGAGGGACATCGCGGAGAAGGGAATAAAGTCCGTCGTGATAATCACCGGTGGTTTCGGTGAACTCGGTGAGGAGGGCAAGAAGCTGGAGCGGGAGATACTCAGGATAGCCCGCGAGAACGGGATAAGGGTAATCGGTCCCAACTGCGTTGGCGTCTACGTTCCGGATACGGGCGTTGATACGGTCTTCCTGCCCGAGAGCAAGATGGACCGTCCAAAGAGCGGGCCCATAGCCTTCGTCAGCCAGAGCGGAGCCTTTGCGGCGGCCATGCTCGACTGGGCGGCCATGGCGGAGATAGGTATAGGGAAGATGGTCAGCTACGGCAACAAGATAGACGTCGACGACGCCGACCTCATGGACTACTTCATCCAGGACGATAGCATAAACGTCGTCACCTTCTACATAGAGGGCGTCAACGACGGAAGGAAGTTCATGGAGGCCGCAAAAAGGATAACCAGGGTTAAGCCGGTCATCGCTTTGAAGAGCGGAAGGACGGAGTACGGCGCCAAGGCCGCGTCGAGCCACACGGGTTCGCTCGCGGGTGCGGACACAATCTACGACGCGGTCTTCAAGCAGACCGGGATAATCCGCGCCGAGGACTTCGAGCACATGTTCGACCTGGCAAAGGCCTTCGCCGCGCTGAAGGACAAGCTCCCAAAGGGCGACAGAATCGGCATAATCACCGACGGCGGTGGAGCTGGCGTCATGGCCAGCGATGCCGTGGCCAGGTTCGGGCTGAGGATGGCCGACCTCAGCGAGGAGACGCTCAAATTCCTCAGGGAGAGGTTCCCGCCGCACGCGGTTCCAGGAAACCCGACCGACGTCGTCGGCGACACGGACGCGGAACGCTACCGGGTGGCCCTCGAGGGCTTCGTGAACGACCCGAACGTCGACGCGATAGTCATCATCGTCCTCTTCCAGGTTCCGCTCCTCGAGGAGGAGAAGATAATCGATATCCTCGCCGATTACCAAAAGAAGAGCGACAAGCCGATAGTAGCGGTCGCAATGGGCGGCAAGAAGACCGATTACTACGCGAAGATGCTCGAGGCTAAAGGCGTTCCCGTTTATCCAACCCCCGAGAGGGGCGTTCGCGCCATGGCCGGTCTCGTCAGGTACGCCGAGTACCTGAGGAGGGGTGACTGA
- the thiI gene encoding tRNA uracil 4-sulfurtransferase ThiI — MNVVVVRYGEIGTKARQTRRWFENILMNNIREALVSEGVGFKKVEAKHGRVLVRTNEPEKAVETLKRVFGIVSLSPAMEVDASLDKINKIALRLFRRKKRELGIERPRFRVTARRITKEFPLKSPEIQAKVGEYILENEEGEVDLHDYDIEVGVELMEGKAYVFVDKVQGWGGLPIGTQGKVVALLSGGIDSPVAAFLMMKRGVEVIPVHIYNGEKTLEKVRKIWNQLKRYGYGGKAELIVVKPGERDRIVQKLREMKKEKYTCVLCKYMMVRHADRIAKEFGAKGVVMGDSLGQVASQTLENMYIVSQATDLPVYRPLIGMDKEEIVAIAKRIGTFELSILPEDEIDYIPKHPVIRGSWEEFRKIYRAVFGEEPKQRGC, encoded by the coding sequence ATGAACGTTGTGGTGGTCAGGTACGGTGAGATAGGGACTAAGGCAAGACAGACGAGGAGATGGTTCGAGAACATCCTCATGAACAATATCCGCGAGGCCCTGGTGAGCGAGGGGGTGGGGTTTAAAAAGGTCGAGGCGAAGCACGGCAGGGTCCTGGTGAGGACGAACGAGCCGGAAAAGGCCGTTGAAACCCTCAAGAGGGTCTTCGGGATAGTTTCACTCTCCCCGGCCATGGAGGTCGACGCCAGCCTTGACAAGATAAACAAAATTGCCCTCAGGCTCTTCAGGAGGAAAAAGCGCGAATTGGGGATCGAAAGGCCGAGGTTCCGCGTCACTGCGAGGAGGATAACCAAGGAGTTCCCGCTCAAGAGCCCCGAAATCCAGGCGAAGGTCGGCGAGTACATCCTCGAGAACGAGGAGGGTGAGGTAGATCTGCACGACTACGATATAGAGGTGGGCGTTGAGCTCATGGAGGGAAAAGCCTACGTCTTCGTCGATAAAGTTCAGGGCTGGGGCGGTCTTCCGATAGGGACGCAGGGAAAGGTCGTCGCCTTACTCAGCGGCGGGATAGACTCGCCGGTTGCGGCCTTCCTCATGATGAAGCGCGGCGTCGAGGTCATCCCTGTTCACATCTACAACGGCGAGAAGACCCTTGAGAAGGTAAGGAAGATCTGGAACCAGCTGAAGAGGTACGGCTACGGTGGCAAGGCCGAGCTGATAGTGGTTAAACCGGGGGAGCGCGATAGGATCGTCCAGAAACTCAGGGAGATGAAGAAGGAGAAGTACACCTGCGTTCTCTGCAAGTACATGATGGTGAGGCACGCTGACAGAATAGCTAAGGAGTTCGGGGCCAAAGGGGTCGTCATGGGCGACTCCCTCGGTCAGGTGGCCTCGCAGACCCTCGAGAACATGTACATCGTCAGCCAGGCGACCGATCTGCCGGTTTACCGGCCCCTCATAGGGATGGACAAGGAGGAGATAGTGGCCATAGCCAAGAGGATAGGCACGTTCGAGCTCTCCATCCTTCCCGAGGACGAGATAGATTACATCCCGAAGCACCCCGTCATAAGGGGCTCCTGGGAGGAGTTCAGGAAGATCTATCGGGCGGTCTTCGGGGAGGAGCCAAAGCAAAGGGGATGCTAA
- a CDS encoding nitroreductase family protein, which yields MELDDAIFGRTSIRYFSGRDVSDEQVKSLINAAVRAPTASGLENWLFVVFRSEEAREKLYNLIAKGMEAYYRAVNLPEEKIAKLGKRIYEEGMFRAPVYIAVFIDRRVRFLPGEEFDELEFIWSVESAAMAIQNLMLRAVELGLGTVYIGVTSLPGIEGEVRKLAGLDENHYLVGVIPVGYPRAEPRPRKRRKTFEEVTRFI from the coding sequence GTGGAACTGGACGACGCGATATTCGGGAGAACCTCGATCAGGTATTTCTCAGGGAGGGACGTTTCAGATGAGCAGGTGAAGTCACTGATTAACGCCGCGGTAAGGGCCCCAACCGCGAGCGGTCTGGAGAACTGGCTCTTCGTGGTTTTCAGGAGCGAGGAGGCCAGGGAAAAGCTGTATAACCTCATAGCAAAGGGCATGGAGGCCTACTACCGCGCCGTGAACCTGCCGGAGGAGAAGATAGCGAAGCTCGGGAAAAGAATATACGAGGAAGGCATGTTCAGGGCCCCGGTTTACATAGCCGTCTTCATCGACAGGCGCGTTAGGTTCCTTCCGGGGGAGGAATTTGACGAACTCGAATTCATATGGAGCGTCGAGAGCGCCGCCATGGCCATCCAGAACCTCATGCTCAGGGCTGTGGAGCTGGGGCTTGGGACGGTTTACATCGGCGTTACCAGCCTCCCCGGGATAGAGGGGGAAGTCAGGAAGCTGGCCGGGCTCGATGAGAACCACTACCTCGTCGGGGTCATCCCGGTGGGGTACCCGCGTGCCGAACCCCGTCCCAGAAAAAGGAGAAAGACCTTCGAAGAGGTCACCAGGTTCATCTAA
- a CDS encoding cysteine synthase family protein: protein MYFAKLEFFNPFSRSIKDRTVFNMLMNALKRGDINGTKRLFEATSGNVGISMAALSNVFGIGFRAYLPKPTPKTTEVLLGVLGAEVVRTDFETIDPTMVSYVVEEARKAGAVNLNQFENDDNFEAHYMYTAREIDEQLKSIGKKPKAIIAGIGTSGHIGGLAKYFKERYDTQIIGVVPAKGEKIPGIKRLETKPKWFFQVEIDEVVEVTKKEAIEGAVKVARRDGLLIGLSSGAVVRAFEKVMDGLGEGTHVLIFPDDGFKYVEVFEGYLGMV from the coding sequence ATGTATTTTGCCAAGCTGGAGTTCTTTAACCCCTTCAGCAGGAGCATAAAGGACAGAACCGTTTTTAACATGCTCATGAACGCCCTGAAGCGTGGAGACATCAACGGCACGAAGCGGCTTTTTGAGGCAACTTCCGGCAACGTCGGGATCTCCATGGCGGCCCTGAGCAACGTCTTTGGAATCGGGTTTAGGGCGTACCTGCCGAAGCCCACGCCAAAGACCACGGAAGTTTTGCTTGGTGTCCTGGGTGCCGAGGTCGTCAGGACAGATTTTGAGACGATAGACCCCACAATGGTGAGCTATGTCGTGGAGGAGGCAAGAAAGGCGGGAGCCGTGAACCTGAACCAGTTTGAGAATGACGACAACTTCGAGGCCCACTATATGTACACGGCCAGGGAAATAGACGAGCAGCTTAAGAGCATTGGAAAGAAGCCCAAAGCAATAATAGCGGGAATAGGAACTTCGGGCCACATCGGAGGGCTGGCGAAGTACTTCAAAGAGCGCTACGACACTCAGATTATCGGTGTTGTCCCGGCAAAGGGCGAGAAGATACCGGGCATAAAGCGTCTTGAAACGAAGCCAAAGTGGTTCTTCCAGGTGGAGATTGATGAGGTGGTCGAGGTTACGAAGAAGGAAGCCATTGAGGGTGCAGTTAAAGTCGCACGCAGGGACGGGCTTCTTATAGGATTGAGCTCTGGGGCGGTTGTCAGGGCATTCGAGAAAGTCATGGACGGGCTCGGGGAGGGAACCCATGTCCTGATCTTCCCGGACGATGGGTTTAAATACGTGGAGGTCTTTGAGGGTTACCTGGGGATGGTATGA
- a CDS encoding potassium channel family protein: protein MEEWDEIEVPRNVKDIFVEMKNTAELMVDLAYSSLLFNEEEMAEEVLELEEYLDLLNYHLMVHAVLAARSPREAEQITSILHMAHAIDDMSNAAADLAKMVLEGVQLHPVITEAILGSEEIIGKIYVSADSILVGRTLEELDLATNTGVWIVAVRRGKRWIFNPDGDFKIFPGDVLIGRGTDTSINYLKEIARGNIKVMGDGRA, encoded by the coding sequence GTGGAAGAGTGGGACGAAATAGAGGTTCCCAGGAACGTTAAGGACATCTTCGTTGAGATGAAGAACACCGCCGAACTGATGGTTGACCTGGCCTACTCCTCGCTGCTCTTCAACGAGGAGGAGATGGCGGAGGAGGTTCTGGAGCTGGAAGAGTACCTCGACCTGCTGAACTACCACCTCATGGTCCACGCGGTTCTGGCGGCCAGAAGTCCGAGGGAGGCGGAGCAGATAACGTCCATCCTCCACATGGCCCACGCTATAGACGACATGTCCAACGCCGCGGCCGACCTCGCCAAGATGGTTCTCGAGGGGGTCCAACTCCACCCCGTCATCACGGAGGCAATACTGGGGAGCGAGGAGATAATAGGCAAGATATACGTCTCCGCCGACTCAATACTCGTGGGCAGGACCCTGGAGGAGCTCGACCTCGCCACCAACACCGGCGTCTGGATAGTGGCCGTCAGGCGGGGCAAGCGCTGGATATTCAACCCCGACGGGGACTTCAAGATATTCCCCGGGGACGTTCTCATTGGAAGGGGCACGGACACCTCTATAAACTACCTCAAGGAGATAGCGAGGGGCAACATCAAGGTGATGGGCGATGGACGAGCTTGA